AAAACAATCCATCATTGTATAGAGTTGTCATAAATTCCCTAAGGTTGCCATAAAAATGTTGTCGCTATGTGTTGATAATTCATAGTCAGTTTGTTTGCCGTTGTAAATAGTAGATAAAATGATACATACAACCGCAATTCTTGCTACATTCACTTTTATTTGTGTGTCGCATAAAGCTACCACACAATTAATGAATCATAAGAAATTGTCTCAGATCCTGGAGCCATAATCTGTTGATGAGAGTAAGAGCGGGGTTTTCACTCATGGTAGCAAACTAGAAAGAATGAAAGCATCGAATTCTTGCAGATAATTTCGTTTCATCGGAAAGGTGCAGGTGCGATTTACATGACCCTGCGGCCAGTAGGCAATATCCGAGAATCAATCAAGGGGGAATTGGTAAACCCTTTCCACATTCTTTTTCCTAGAATCTAATCTGTTTTATATTTATTTTCATGGCAGGTTTCGCGTCAATCGGGATCACAGATCACTCATCCCGCCAAGCTACCTCAGAAGAATGCCACAGACAAGGAAAGAGCATCTGCCGCTTTGTTGGTCCCAGGTCATTAGTCATTGAGGGCAAATAAAAGATACCAAAGGATGAGCTCAGGGATTTGTGCTAGAGATATTCTACGGACAACCCCAAGCATTTCAATAAGATAGTAAATGATGGTCAATTACCATCCATAAGAAAAGAACGTCGACAATCTGGTAGTAGATGCAGATAAAAGTAGGCAGCCACCTGCTGATTATGTGGATAGGCCAACACCAACGATTTTCTACGCCTGAAGAGCCAATACATCGCTCATTTTATTGATGGCTTAAAATCAGCCAATCCCGAATAGTGTTCCGCCACGTAGTCCAATCCTGGCGGAAGGATAGTGCAAGTCTGATTACGATATTCGATTAACCTCCTTTCCATGAGCTTTCTCAAAGTACCATCCTTGAAGACGCTGAATTAGAGTGCCCAACCGACTTGAAAAGCGCAGCATCCTTCATTCCCAGCGGGTAGATTCTTGCCAGCAGTAATAGGGTCTGTTCATGAGACGATAATCTAGGATTAAGAATCCGACTCAATCCATTCGTATCAAAGACTAAGGGTATCTTCCTTTGAACCAGGCCATCAACCATTCTTTGAGTCTCTTCTGGACTGCTGTCGCAGTGAATCCTGACTGTCTCAGCCATGATCCAGTCTGCAATCGACATAACTAGAGCAGAGTCTATCAGATTGGGGCTTATATCCTCGCTGATATGTCAAACACCTCTATTGTTCCTTATATTGAACAGTAGAATTTCAGCTTTAGGGAAGTGAAACCTTAAAGAATCGCTAGCTCCAGTAGCAATATCGATTATTTAAATATGACATTTAGAATAATATAATGCATTTTATTTAAATCTTCAACTCTGCACTTTAGGGAATAAGTCGAACCCCAGCCTTCGATCGAGCTCCCTGACCTTCTTCGGCACCTCGAACTCCAGCGTCCTCTCCCCGCTTCTTACGACATAGGCCGTCGAGTACTCGTCCAGCACGTGCCTGGCGGAGTACCTCGAGAGCAGGCCCGCGTCCCGCAGGGCCTGCTCCGACCTCGCCAGCAGGTAGAGTGATAGGAACGACATGAACACGTGCCCGAAGACGCTGGCATCGTCCCGCAGCCACGTCCTGTCGGTGTGCAGCGTCCCCTTCCACGTTTCGAACTGCTTCTCCACCTTGTCCTTCCGCTTGTACAGCTGGAAGATGCCCTCGGAACCGCGGTCCAGGTCGGAGACGATGAGGACGTGCCCGGCCCAGTCCATCTTATCTAGCTTCTCCTGTTTGCTCAAAGTCCCTTCCTTTGACCATCTTCGCCAGGTTCCTCTCCTCGTCCATGGCATCTGCGTGTCCTCGTAGCGGTAGAGCCAACGTTCGCCGTCACGAGCCTTCCCGAAGTGGATCAGGCGGTCGTGGTAGAGGAACTCGTCCTCTCCCACGCCCACCTCCTCGTAGAGGGGGCTGTTGCGTCTTGCTGGAAGAACGTAGCTCAATGAACGTCGCTCCAAGAACTGGAGAGCCTCCTCGCCGAAGAACCCCCGGTCCAGTATGAGGACCTTGTTCTCGAGCCCCACCTCCCTCATGCTGGCGTAGATCGTCGCCACGTCCCGGACGCTGCCAGGCAACGCCCTGATCATCGTCGGCAGGCCCTGCTCGGCGGAGCAGAGCAGGGCCAGGTTAACCTGCGGCAGGTGCATGTGATCCTTGTTCTGCCCCTTCTCCGCGAGGCTCACCTCGTCGGAGCGGGAGAAGAAGCAGCTGAGGTCGTAGACGAGTTCCTCCCCGTTCACCGACAGCCTGCGGAAGAGGTCGGCCTGGCCCGCCCGGTCCAGGCCAACCGCCCTGAGTATATCCGAGAGCCTTCGGGGATCGAGGTCAGGGCGGAGACCACGCACGTCGTCCAGCTTCTCCCACCTGCCCTCGGCCCAGCTAAGCGGGGTAGGAGCGATCGCCCTCAGCACCGCCAGGGCGTACATCTCCCGCCAGTAGGAGGGGAACCCCTCCTCCAGATTCGGTCGGATGTTCTCGAACAAGCGGTCCAGGAGCAGGGCGTTCCCCTGCTCCTTGATCGAGGTGACGCGGACCCTTTCAAAGTGCTTCTCGTCCTTGAGCCAGATCGTCGTGGAGCGGTACACGTAGAAGGAGTTGTTGAGCTTCTTGACTTCCAAGCCCTTCTCGCCCCTGGCACGCTGTGCCAGGAGCCATTCCCGAGCCCACCCTTCCATTGATATGGTAATAGGGAATAATGTGTATGAACCTAAATGTATATGAACCTAATCGAACCAGCTCTGGATACAGTCCAGTGATCGACCTTTCAAGGCCATCAGCAAAATGAAGTTATTCCCTAAAATGAAGAGTTAGAGTTAAATATATCAACATTCCATTGCAATTATTTAATGGGGAAAATGATAAGAATTCTATTAATGAGGTTGGAGAATTAGAAAGCATATCAAGCATCGCCTTCCTCACTTATCATATTCCATCATGAGGTTGATTGATTGGAAGAAAGAGGAACGAAAAGGGAAATTCTAAGGACATCCAAAGTCGCTTGTTGCATAGTACTACTTCTCGCAGCAGGATTTGTGGTCATCTGTCCATGCGTTTCTGCATACGAACCTATTAATGGTGCTTGTTGGTACCATTTTACTACTGCAGATGGAGGAATGGATAGCGACCATGGTCTTTTTAGTGATGGTCGCTTTACAGTATCCACTAGACGAGTAGAAGCTTATTCGACTTGCATCGGAGTAGGATATGGAGCCACCGGCTGGGCAGAGGTCTGGAAAACAGTTGAATGCACACAAAGTGGTAACTTCTTTACCAATATGCTAGGCAATTATTGGGTTGTTATGTCCGTGGCTGGTGGGGCTACAGCAAATATTGAATTTCAAATGCGAATCCGAGACCTGTCAACTGGCGCAATCACAGCTTCTACAATGATCTATGCACGGTCAATCAGTGTTTTGGATGCCATCAATGTACAGAATAATTTCTACAACAGCATTATCTGGTATGGCCAGAGCGGCCATCAGTATGGATTAGAACTATACGCCAAAGCCTGGACAACAGGGGTTATTGGGTCTGCAATTGTGGATGCCGCGGGCGATGGGGGGTACTTTACAGGTACACAGGGTGCATACTACAACTATGTCGAAGTGGGGACGTACTCTCCTGGTGGAGGGGGATGCATTTACGAGAACTCATTGGTCAACGCTGGTCCTCATAACATTAAGCTAGCCAAGAATGTTCAGCCTGGAGACTCGATTTGGTCATACGACTTAGATACGGGTTGCATAATTACAGAAACAGTGGAACAGAACATCAGAACTCAAGTAGATGTCGTTGAGGTTATAAATGACGGGTTATTGACCGTTACACCTTGGGATCAACCCATATATGCAAAGAATGAGAATTTCACTGGTTGGGTCAAGGATCCTCTGAATTTAACCATAGGTTGGCAGATTTATTGCCCCCTCCTGCAGTTATGGAGACCTATAACGAATATCGAATATGAGTTCGGGTCATTCTGGGTACAGGAAATCAAGACGTCTGGGCCAGACAACTACATAGCCAACGGGATTCTTGTGGATAGCAAGACGCCATGGGGGGACGAAGACGGATAGTCTGTTACTCGGGTTCATTGGATGTATAGGGATACTAGCATTGGCAATCATCTTCGTAATCCTTTGGAAGAAAGATGTCTTCTCTGAAGAGGGCAGATTCAAGTATGCATGGGCGTTTGTGGCACTTCTTTTAGTAGTTTTTGGAAGCTTCTTCTTAATGGCGGCAGGATTGGAAATTGCTCTGCCTTTCGCCGTCATCCTTTTTATTGTGGCGAGCATCATTCTTCTCTATAGCATTGCTAGATCAGATCTAATGGCCAATCGCAAAATTATAAGCAGAAGAATGCGCTTGGCGCTAGCACTTCTTGGCCTAATTATGATAGGGGCTGGTGTGATATCGCTCAAACTGTTCACCGTGCCTGGAGAACCAATGGAATTCATTAGCCTTGCTTTAACCGGTGCTGGTCTGCTAACCGTTTGGCTAACATTAGTTAGCTATACTGATCGTACAACTTTTCATAAGGAGGATTCTGGATAAGCTAACAGATAGAGTCGAATAAAAAATAAAAAGCCGCAATAGGTCCTCAGTGCACCTAATTTTATTTTATATGGAGTTAAGAATCAAGTATGGGCTTGTTGCTAGCTCTAGAAGGGGTCCTGATGTGTGAATTATTTATTGCTTTCTATATTGCATCTGTGTTATCAACGAAGAAGAAGCGAGGAGGACGAAAGCTAGGCAGGTTTCCTGCGATGGGAAATCAATGGCGTAGAATCGGAAAAATGGGGTCGAAATCGATCCCAACCAAATCCTCATTAATTTTTGACATTGTTTCTAGTTTCGGTATTATCCTGTAATGGATTCGGCTCGCCTGTCACCCAACTACATCGTGCGCAATCTCCAATATGCCCCGGCCAACCAGGCGCTCACATCCGGCTGTGATCCCTGGCAGATTGAACTTCTTCCTATCGCCGGTAGAAAAAAAATGTGATCTTAGGGCCGACCGCGCAGATCTCTGTAATAATCATTGGCCGATTCTGTGCAGCGAGGGTTATGATGGCCTTCATCTCATTCAGCCACCCCTTCGCCCGCTTCGGCCCCATCTCCAGTAATTTTGCCATTTCGCCACCTTCTTGAATAATATTCGTTGGATATCTTTATATTTATGCTTTTATTACATTGTTAATATCGGGGAAATAACAATTTTATTTCCGATATTTTTCATTTCAATATTTATACTGGTTAATCTAAATAGAGCCTTGCTTAAGCTTACTTAAATAGATTATAATTAATATAAATATAATTAATATAAAGATTGTTTTACAATATATGGAGGCAATAAATGTCTCAACGGGAAATTTGGACCAAGGCGACTGACCTTGAGAAAGCCATTATAGAGGCGGGCGTGGATCCGGACGTGGTAGAAGAGCTCTTTGATGAGTTTGAAGAAGAGCTTCGAAGCCTTCTGGAAGAGGTAGAACAGGAGCTTGAGGAAGTTGAGTCCAGTGAGGACTCAGAGCTAGGCGATGGAGAGGACCAGTAACGCCAGAGAATCAAACCTATCAACGCGAGGGAACCCAATGTCCTCGCTACTTTTTCTAAGCAGGGAGAGAAGACTAAAATGACAGCAATCAAGCGTTGGCTGGAAATTCCGAGGTTGGAATCTGGTCA
This region of Methanomassiliicoccales archaeon genomic DNA includes:
- a CDS encoding transposase: MEVKKLNNSFYVYRSTTIWLKDEKHFERVRVTSIKEQGNALLLDRLFENIRPNLEEGFPSYWREMYALAVLRAIAPTPLSWAEGRWEKLDDVRGLRPDLDPRRLSDILRAVGLDRAGQADLFRRLSVNGEELVYDLSCFFSRSDEVSLAEKGQNKDHMHLPQVNLALLCSAEQGLPTMIRALPGSVRDVATIYASMREVGLENKVLILDRGFFGEEALQFLERRSLSYVLPARRNSPLYEEVGVGEDEFLYHDRLIHFGKARDGERWLYRYEDTQMPWTRRGTWRRWSKEGTLSKQEKLDKMDWAGHVLIVSDLDRGSEGIFQLYKRKDKVEKQFETWKGTLHTDRTWLRDDASVFGHVFMSFLSLYLLARSEQALRDAGLLSRYSARHVLDEYSTAYVVRSGERTLEFEVPKKVRELDRRLGFDLFPKVQS